The following coding sequences lie in one Oncorhynchus nerka isolate Pitt River linkage group LG14, Oner_Uvic_2.0, whole genome shotgun sequence genomic window:
- the LOC115141808 gene encoding LOW QUALITY PROTEIN: P2X purinoceptor 5-like (The sequence of the model RefSeq protein was modified relative to this genomic sequence to represent the inferred CDS: inserted 1 base in 1 codon), whose protein sequence is MASNSWKSKVLLNVLSYLDYKTGKFIIVGSKRVGSLYRVIQLSIIGYLVGYVFLSKKSYQTKEESIQSTVMTKLKGVAVTNTSEFGRMVWGPVDYVIPPQGEAVXFIVTNFIETPNQKLGNCAESPNVPDGHCKGDEDCAEGELVVAGHGVRTGRCLRDNGKSNGTCEIYSWCPVERRCQPQDRHKHKNMLREAENFTIYIKNVIRFPKFSFSKANVQDTADKFHLKKCRYDEALEPYCPIFRLGDIVNQTGHSFQDMALKGGLIGILIGWECDLDRDPSECQPRYDFTHIDVNVSRESSGFNFRHARYFKTGSGESYRTHFKVFGIRINIMVHGKAGKFCIIPTIIHIGSGLACIGGGAWFCDWILLYLMKNREFYKDWKFENVKDSTTEDIKQTPEEQQLTDLSPEV, encoded by the exons ATGGCTTCCAATAGCTGGAAAAGCAAAGTTCTTTTGAATGTGCTTTCCTATCTTGACTACAAGACAGGAAAATTCATAATTGTAGGAAGCAAGAGAGTCGGCAGTTTGTACAGAGTTATACAATTATCCATCATTGGATACCTTGTTGG GTATGTATTCCTGAGCAAGAAGTCCTACCAGACCAAAGAGGAATCTATCCAGAGTACTGTGATGACCAAACTGAAGGGAGTGGCGGTCACCAACACATCAGAGTTCGGACGGATGGTGTGGGGACCTGTGGACTATGTCATTCCACCCCAG GGGGAAGCAG TTTTCATTGTTACCAATTTTATAGAGACACCAAACCAGAAGTTGGGCAACTGTGCTGAG AGCCCCAATGTGCCAGATGGCCACTGTAAGGGAGATGAAGACTGTGCAGAGGGAGAGTTGGTGGTAGCTGGCCATG GAGTTAGGACAGGCCGCTGCTTGAGAGACAATGGGAAATCCAATGGTACATGTGAGATATATAGCTGGTGCCCCGTTGAGAGAAGATGCCAACCACA GGATAGACATAAACACAAGAATATGTTAAGAGAAGCTGAAAACTTCACCATCTACATAAAAAATGTCATCCGATTTCCCAAATTCAGTTTCTCAAA GGCCAACGTTCAGGACACGGCTGATAAATTCCATCTGAAGAAATGTCGCTACGATGAGGCTCTTGAACCCTACTGCCCCATATTCCGTCTGGGAGACATTGTTAACCAAACTGGACACAGCTTTCAGGACATGGCTTTGAAG GGTGGTTTAATTGGAATTCTGATTGGGTGGGAGTGCGACCTTGACAGAGATCCCTCAGAATGCCAGCCACGGTACGACTTTACTCACATTGACGTTAATGTGTCCAGAGAGTCCTCAGGATTCAacttcag ACATGCTCGCTATTTTAAAACTGGGTCTGGAGAAAGCTACCGAACACATTTCAAAGTGTTTGGTATACGCATCAACATTATGGTGCATGGGAAG GCTGGAAAGTTCTGTATCATACCCACCATTATCCATATAGGCTCAGGACTAGCTTGTATTGGTGGT GGGGCCTGGTTCTGTGACTGGATTCTTCTTTACCTGATGAAAAATAGGGAGTTCTATAAGGACTGgaagtttgaaaatgtgaagga CAGTACTACAGAGGATATAAAACAAACCCCAGAAGAGCAGCAGCTCACTGACCTATCGCCTGAGGTTTAA